The DNA region GGCGCTGGCGCGCCCATGTGCGCTCGGCGCTGCACATGCTCTCCGATCCCGTCTTCCACCAGGAGTGCTGGCTGGCCGGCCAGGAGGGGTACGGCGACGTGACAGACGCCGTGTACCGCCTGGTCGAGGACACCTGGCTCGACAACTGGTCCGCGGAGAAGTACGTCGGGACGATCTTCCGCGACTCCGCCGAGGCCGCCCTGGTGGACGTCGCCGCGCTGCGGGTGCTGCGCATCATGCACCAGATAGGCGCCGACGCCCCGGTCTCCACCTATCTGGAGCACCCCGGCTGGCCGGAGGCCGTGGTGGCCGCCCGCGAGGCCCATGTGCTGCTCGCCACCAACGACGCCGAGGACCCGGACGTCCCGCCCCGGTCGCTGGACGTGCTCCGCATCATGACCAGATCGGCCTGACCGGCACGCGGTGTGGCACCCTACGGGGATGACCGCGCCGCAGCCTGCCGACTCCGTTACCGCCGCTGCCTCGGAGACCGTCTCCGAGCAGTACGTCCTCACGCTCTCGTGCCCCGACAAACAGGGCATCGTGCACGCCGTGTCGAGCTATCTCTTCATGACGGGCTGCAACATCGAGGACAGCCAGCAGTTCGGCGACCACGACACCGGTCTCTTCTTCATGCGTGTCCACTTCTCGGCGGACAGCACCGTGGACGTCTCCAAGCTGCGGGCCAGCTTCGCCGCCATCGGCGACTCGTTCCGGATGGAGTGGCAGATCCACCGCGCCTCCGAGCGGATGCGGGTGGTGCTGATGGTCAGCAGGTTCGGGCACTGCCTCAACGACCTCCTGTTCCGCTCCGGCACCGGCGCGCTGCCGGTCGAGATCGTGGCCGTGGTCTCCAACCACACGGACTTCGCCGAGCTCGTCGCCTCGTACGGCATCCCCTTCCGGCACATCCCGGTCACCAGGGACACCAAACCCGAGGCGGAGGCGCAGCTGCTGGAGCTGGTGCGCGGGGAGAACGTCGAACTGGTGGTCCTGGCGCGCTACATGCAGGTGCTCTCCGACGACCTCTGCAAGGAGCTGAGCGGCCGGATCATCAACATCCACCACTCCTTCCTGCCGAGCTTCAAGGGCGCGAAGCCGTACCACCAGGCGCATGCGCGGGGGGTGAAGCTGATCGGCGCCACGGCGCACTACGTGACCGCCGACCTGGACGAGGGCCCGATCATCGAGCAGGAGGTCGAGCGGGTCGGGCACGGCGTCACCCCGGACCAGCTCGTCGCCGTCGGACGGGACGTGGAGTGCCAGGCGCTGGCCCGGGCCGTCAAATGGCACGCGGAGCGCCGCATCCTGCTCAACGGCCGCCGTACGGTGATCTTCCCCTGAGCGCGGCCCGGATCAGAGCCGGCTGAGGGACGCCGCGGCGGACAGCACGTCGCCGATCGCCTCACGGTCGCCCTCCTGCCCGGCCGCCGCCTCCACCGGCGGTACGTGCCCGGCGACCAGCCGGCAGAACTCCACGCCGTCCAGGGCGACCTGCGCCACCACGTGGTCGGGCGAGCCCACGGCGGCCGGTGAGTCCAGCGCGATGTACCAGTCGCCGCCGCCCCTTCCCTCGACCTCCAGATGGAGCGAGCGCCCCGGTGAGCCCGCCGTGACCAGCCGGCGGGCCGGTGCGGCCAGCCCCGCGCGGCGGCGTCCGGCGAGTGTGGCGGGCAGCAGCCGGGCCGCCAGGTCGATCATCAGGTGCAGATGCGGTCCGGCGGGCGGTTTGTAGGGGTAGTCCACCGCGGTCGCGATGTCGCCGCCGTGCACCCAGCACTCGAAGGCCCGCTCCAGCAGCGCGTCCTGGAGCGGAAGAGCGAAACCGCCGTACGGGACCGAGAGTTCACCGACGCCGCGCCCCGCGAAGGACACCGTGCGTACCAGGGTGTGCCCCTGGTCGCGCCAGGGCTCCCGGACGGCGCGGGTGGGCGGCGGATAAGCGGCCGCCCAGTACGTTTCCGTCCGCTCGGACGGCGACAGGGGCTTCTCGCCGCTCCCCAGGGGGTCGTCGAGGCCGAGGGCGGCGGAGACCAGTCCGTCCACCGCCGTCAGATGGCCGATGACCCCGGCCACCGTCGTCTTGCGACGCGCCTGCCGTTCGTCCTCGAACCACCTCAGCCGTACCGGGGCGTGCCACTCCGCGTCGCCGAAGTCCCTCAGCAGGGCGTCGAGTCTGGCGGTCTCCGTGTCGTACGGGGCGGCCCAGGACGGGACCGGGATGCGCGCCGGACGGCGGCCCAGGCAGCTTTCCAGGACCCGGGCGCGGAGCGTCGGATCCAGGTCCAGGCTGCCGTCCGTGTGCAGGAGACCCACGGCGTCGCGCAACCGGTACGCCTCCTCCGCGCAGCGGGCGCATCCGGTCAGGTGTTCCTCCACCGCGGCCGCCTCCTCGGCGGAACAGGCGGACAGGGCCCAGGCGCCGAGCAGTGACGTGAGCACCTGGTGGGTCAGGACCGGGACGGCCTCCCCTTCGGAGGGAGCCGCCCGGTCCTCCGCGGTGACCCGCGGCCGCGGTATGCGCCGGGTACCCCGGTCTTCGTCGTCGCGGCCGCCGCCGGCGGTGTCGCTCATGACGCGGGTCCGTGTCCGGGCGGCGCGGACTCCTCCGGCGGGCCGGGGTTCGCGGTGGAGAGGAGCTGGAGCCCCAGCCGCAGCCGGCGCCGGGCCTCGTCACCGGTGACCCCGAGGTCGGCGGCGGCCTGGCGGTAGTCGCGGCGCTGGACGTACGCGAGCTCCAGGGCCGATCGCAGGGAGGCGGGCATCGAGGCCACGATGTAGTCGGCGCGTGCCGCGGCGGTGGCCTTGCGCACCCGGTGCTCCAGTTCCTGGTCGTCGGTGTCCGGGTCCGGTCCCTCGGCGTCGCCGTGCGTCGCGCGGAGCCGCTCCACCGACCGGCGGTGGGTGAGCCGTGCCACCCACGACCTCATCGGGCCCTGCTGGGGGTCGTAGGCGTCGGGGTTCTCCCACACGTAGGCGAAGACCTCCCGGGTCACCAGGTCCGCGGCCTGTTCGTCGTCGAGCATGCGGTGCGCCTGGCTGTGCACGAGCGGGGCGAAGCGGTCGTAGAGCTCGCCGAGGGCCGCCGCCTCGCCGCGCGCCAGCCGCTGCTGCATGCGGCGGTCCCAGCGCGGTGGTGCGTCCTTCGCCATCCAGCCCCCAGCCCTGTGCCCCTCGTCACGTCGAATGTAGTCGGCGGCCTCGGTCGTCCACGTACCTTTGCGCCAAGTACGCCCCCCGAGGGGCGTCAGATGATAAGGAATGCCTCGCGTCTTGCCGTGGAATGGCCGGGTGAACGATCCGTATGTGATCATTTCTGGATGAAACCTGCGCCGGGCCGATGAGCACACCAGTGTTTCGCGGTCCCGGGGCGTGGGCAGCCGCGAGGGGGGAACGGAAACTTCCGGATCCCGGATCCCGCCGGAACGAGAGGCCCAGTGGCGTGACGCTGAAGGTGGACGAGACCGAGCAGGGCGTGTGGACCGTGCTGAGGATCCGCGGCGAGCTCGATCTGGCGTCCTCACCCGTCGTACGCCAGTCCGTCCACGGGGCCGTGGCCGAGGGGCGTCACGACGTGGTCCTCGACCTCTCGGGCGTCTTCTTCTGCGACTCCAGCGGCGTGAACGTCCTGATCGCCGCCCGCCGCCTGATGAAGTCCTGCGGCGGGCGGCTGCGGCTGATACTTCCGGCCCGCGGCGCCGAGGACGGCTCCCACGTCAACAAGGTGCTGGCGGCCCTGGGGGTGCGCAGGCTCTTCGAGGTCTACCCCGACGCCGGGGCGGCCACCGACGGGGTCTCCCGCCCGCTCACCGCGTGAACCGGCCCGCCGCCGTCGGGCGGTGACGCCGGATCCGGACGGGGTGACACGTGGTGCCCTGGGCGTCGTACGCTCCCGGCATGGACAGCGCAGAGTACGAGCGCAAGATCGCTCACCGTTTCGCAGCCTTCGACCAGGACGGCAACGGGTACATCGACCGTGCCGATTTCGACGCGGCGGCGGCCCGTCTGCTCGCCGAGTTCGGGGTCCGGGCCCGCTGCGACAAGGGCCAGGCGCTCTACTCGGGCGCCGACGCCTTCTGGCAGGGCATGGCGGGCATCGCCGACGTCGACGGGGACCAGCGCGTCAGCCGCGGCGAGTTCGTGGGTGGCGCCGTGAAGCGGCTGCGTGACAACCCCGAGCGGTTCGCGGAGATCGCCCGGCCCTTCCTCCGCGCCGCGATCGCCGTGGCGGGCGACGACGACCCGGCGGGTTCGGCCCCGGTCGCGGCCGTGGAACGGGCCCTGCGGGTACTGGGCGCCGGGGAGGAGGTCGCGGGCGGAGCGGCCCGGAGCCTGGACACCGACCAGGACGGCAGGGTCGCCGAGGCCGAGGCGGTCGCCGCGCTCTCCGCGTACTTCACCGTGATCGAACCGGACGCGTAGCCTCCCGTCGCGCCCCTCCGGCCGGCCCGGGCCGGAGGGTGACGCAGTGCAGTCGGTGCCGGTCCGAACTTTCGTCCGGGCCGGTCACCGGGCGGAGTCAGGTGGTCCGCTCGGGTACGCTCCGTGGGATGCGAGTGGTTGTGGAACCGGAGACTCCGGGTGTGGCCCGTACGGGCACTCCGGTCCGGGGCCGGCGGTCCGCCCGCAGGCCGAGGAGCTGTGCCGGACCTGTGGGGGAGCCGATCCCCGGGTCGGCGGCGCGCTTCTGTTCGACTCGCCGCAACGTGCGTCGCACAGTATGCATCACGGGTACTCCTTCACGCTGGAATATGCCCGAAGCGCTTGTTGCGGTGACTGTACGTCAACCATGCTGCTGCGTAGGGGAGTCACGTTCCGTGATCCCGAGGAGACGCGAGGCGATGTGTCCGCCGGTTCGGATGGTGTGAGCGGTGCAGGTGCTTCAGGTTCAGCTGGAGGTCGGGCCGGATCCCGCGGAAGTGGGACGGGCCCGGAGATGGGCGCGATCACGGCTGGTCGGGTCCGGATGGGAGGACGACGACTCGCTCGCCGAGACGCTCGTCCTGCTGATCTCGGAGCTCGTCACCAACGCGGTGGTCCACACGGGCTGTCCGGCCGTGCTGAGGATACTGTTCGGTTCGGCGGATCCGGCTGACCCGGTTGATTCGTCGGGTCGGGCGGGGCCGGCGGGGACGGTCCGGATCGAGGTGGCCGACACCAGTTGCCGCCCGCCCCAGCCGCGGCACGCGGAGGGCGGGGACACCGGCGGCCGCGGACTGGAACTGGTGGACGGCCTGGCGGACCGCTGGGGCTGGCAGCCGGAGGGCGCGGGGAAGCGCATCTGGTGCGAGATCGACCGGGGCGTCCCGGCACAGGCACCCGCGGGTCCCGGCGAGCAGCCGGGAGCCCTGGGCGCCCGCCTCTGAGGGCCGTGGCCCGCATGGCTCCGAAGGCCGTGACCCGCCCGGCCCTGTGTTCCCCGGGCGACCGGCTCCGCAGGCCGTGACCGCCCGGTTCCGAGAGCCGTGGGCGGATGAGCGCCGCAGGCCGTGACCGGGGAGGACGTTCAGCGTCCGGGGCGCGTGACCCCGTCCGCACGAGGCCGAAGTTCCGCTGGGGTACGCCCAGTTGGAGGGGGAGCGGTCCGTCGAGGGCGAGGACGACGACACGGTGCGGCACGGGGCTCCTGTTCGCCCATGGATTTCGCCCGTGGACGGGGTGTTCCCGGCCGGGGTCTGATAGACGTGCCTGCCATGAGGGAGAAGCCGCAGGGCCGTTCATCCATTCCCGGCGCCGCCGTCGCCGTCCGTGCCGCGGCCGCGGCCGCCGCCGTGCTGACCGTGGCCGCGGGGCTCGGCGTCCGTTCGGCGGCGGGCGGCGAGGTCGCCGAGTACGCCGGGGACGCCCTGTACACCGTACTGATCCACACCCTCGTGGTCGTCCTGGTGCCCCGGGTGCGTCCGCTCACGGCCGCCGGGGTCGCGCTGGCCTTCAGCTGGGCGGTGGAGCTGGCCCAGCTGACCGGCCTGCCCGCTGAGTTGTCCCGGCACAGCACGGCCGCCCGGCTGGTACTCGGCTCGACGTTCAACGCCCCGGACCTGCTCTGGTACGCGGTGGGTGCGGCCCTGGCCTGGGCGGTCCACGCAGGCCTGGCCTCCCCGCGCTCACCCGCGCGCTGCTGACCCCTCCCGGCCCGTAACCACGGCATGCCACGCCGAGGACGGCGCGATCGGCTTCGGCCGGCTCCGCCCGGGGATCAGTGTTCGGCCAGGCGGGCGGCTATCTTCCGGGCGTCCCGGGCCAGCTCGCGGAGCATCCCGCTGATCGGGTTGGTGAACCCGGTGAAGTAGAGGCCGGGTGCCTGCTTCGGGGTGCGGGCACCGTGCACGACGGGGCGCCCCCGGCCGTCCAGGACGCCGAGGTGGCCCACCAGGTCCTCCAGGGCGCGCTCGTAGCCGGTCGCGGCAATCACCGTGTCGGGGGTGACCCGGGTCCCGTCCGCCAGCACCACGGCGTCCCCGTCGAAGGACTCGACGGCCGCCACCGGGACCACCCGGCCGCTCTTCACCGCGGCGATCAGTCCGACGTCCTGGACCGGGATCGCGCCCTGCCGGACCCGGGAGTAGAGGCCCTTGCGCGGCCGGGGCAGCCCGTGGGCGGAGAGGTCGGGGACGGATATCCGGCTCATCAGCCGGCCCGCCGCGTCGACCAGGAGGACCGGCAGCCGGCGCACCAGGACGGCGGTCGCCTGCGCGGGCCAGCCGGCTGTGGAGCGGCGGACGATGTGCGGGGGCGTGCGCACCGCGATCCGTACGCGGGCGGCGCCGCCCTCCACCAGATCCACGGCGATCTCGGCCCCCGTGTTGCCGATGCCCGCGACCAGCACGTCCCGACCCGCGTACGGACCGGGCTCCCGGTACTCCGCGGCGTGCAGCAGGGTGCCGGTGAAGTCCTCGCGGCCGGTCCAGTCCGGGATCCGCGGGGTGTGGTTCCAGCCGGTCGCCACGACCACCGCCCGGCCGGTCAGCACCCGCCCGCCGGTGGCGCTCAGCCGCCAGCCCGTCCCGTCGGCGGCCCGCTCTATCCGGGACACCTCGACGCCGGTCACGACCTCCAGCTCATGGTGGTCGGCGTACTTCTCCAGGTAGCGCACCATGTCCGCGCGGGACACCCAGCGGCCGAACCGGCGCGGCATCGCCAGCCCCGGCAGCGACGACCACCGCCGGGTGGTGTGCAGACGCAGCCGCTCGTAGTGGCGGCGCCAGGTGTCCCCCACGGCCCCGCTCTTCTCCAGCACCACCGCCCGCACGCCCCGTTCCCGCAGGGCCGCGGCCGCGGCGAGGCCGCCGGGGCCACCGCCGATCACATAGACCGGCCGGTCCACGGTGCGGTCGGCGAAGGCGGGCAGGGCGGCGGATGCGGATGCGCTGTCGGGCATGCCCGGAGCGTAACCGGACATGCCTACCGACATGCACATGATAGGTCTCGCTCCAGGCCGGAATCGGTTGCGAAATGATCACGGCCCGCCGCTCACAGCCCCGGGGCACCCCACACCGGGAACCAGCGGCTCAGATCGTCCTCCAGGCGCAGATCGCCGCCGAGCACCGCCCTGACCTGGAGCTCCAGCTGGTTGTCGCGCCGTTCACCGGCGCCCTCGGCCGGGGCGAACGGATAGAAGGTGCCGCGCTTGTAGAGGTAGACCAGCGCCAGCCGGCGCCCTTCCGCGTTCCGGAAGCCGATCAGCGAGCAGAGCAGGTGCGGCCCGAAGCCGCCGTCCTGGAGGAGGGTGTTGACCGCGTGCAGGTCGTTGACCAGGGCCGCGGTGTCGTCGGCCGGCTGCCGTGCGAGCAGCCAGGTGTAGCCGTAGGCGTCCCGGCTGAACTCCACCGGGACCCCGCCCCGCCCGGTGTCCGCGTCCAGCAGCTCCTGTACGTCCTGCCGGATGCGGGCGAAGGTGCCGCCCTCCACCCCCGCGAAGCAGACCGACCCCAGCCCGGTCGGCGTGAAACCGGTACCGGCCTGGAGGGTCAGTGCGGCGGAGGGGACGGCGAAGAGCTGGTCGAGGTCGGGCCGGACCGGTTTGCTGCGGCCCAGGATGCTGTCGAGCAGGCCCACGGAGGGTCTCCTTAGGGGTGGGACAGGTCGGCCGAGATCCGGGCGAGCTGGTCGAGGCGCTGTTCGAGCGTCGGGTGCGAGGAGAGCAGCCGGCCCAGGCTCTCCTTCGAGGAGAAGGCCGGCACGAAGTAGAAGGCGTTGTACGGCTCGGCCTTCCGCAGGTCCTCCGTCGGGATCCTGGCCATCTGGCCGCTGATCTTGGTGAGCGCTGAGGCCAGCGACGAGGGGCGGCCCGTGAGGAGGGCGGCGGTGCGGTCGGCGGACAGCTCGCGGTAGCGCGACAGCAGCCGGGTCAGCAGGAAGCTCAGCGCGTAGACCACCGCGCTGATCAGCGGGATGAGCATGATGATGATCCCCGCCGGGTCGTTGCCCCGGTTGCCCCGGGCCAGGCCGCCCCAGAGGGCGATCCGGGTGATGACCCCGGCCAGGACCCCCAGGAACGACGCGATGGTCATGACGGCGACGTCCCGGTGGGCCACGTGCGACATCTCGTGGGCCAGGACCCCCTCCAGCTCGTCGGGTTCCAGTCTGCGCAACAGCCCGGACGTCGCGCAGACCAGCGCGGTCTTCTCGCTGCGTCCGGTGGCGAACGCGTTGGGTACGTCGCTCCGCGCGATCGCGACCCGGGGTTTTCGCATGTCGGCCAGCGCGCAGATGCGGTCGATCGCCCCGTGCAGCTCGGGCGCCTCCTCGGGGCTCACCTCGCGCGCGCC from Streptomyces sp. NBC_01754 includes:
- the pspAB gene encoding PspA-associated protein PspAB codes for the protein MGLLDSILGRSKPVRPDLDQLFAVPSAALTLQAGTGFTPTGLGSVCFAGVEGGTFARIRQDVQELLDADTGRGGVPVEFSRDAYGYTWLLARQPADDTAALVNDLHAVNTLLQDGGFGPHLLCSLIGFRNAEGRRLALVYLYKRGTFYPFAPAEGAGERRDNQLELQVRAVLGGDLRLEDDLSRWFPVWGAPGL
- a CDS encoding flavin-containing monooxygenase, yielding MPDSASASAALPAFADRTVDRPVYVIGGGPGGLAAAAALRERGVRAVVLEKSGAVGDTWRRHYERLRLHTTRRWSSLPGLAMPRRFGRWVSRADMVRYLEKYADHHELEVVTGVEVSRIERAADGTGWRLSATGGRVLTGRAVVVATGWNHTPRIPDWTGREDFTGTLLHAAEYREPGPYAGRDVLVAGIGNTGAEIAVDLVEGGAARVRIAVRTPPHIVRRSTAGWPAQATAVLVRRLPVLLVDAAGRLMSRISVPDLSAHGLPRPRKGLYSRVRQGAIPVQDVGLIAAVKSGRVVPVAAVESFDGDAVVLADGTRVTPDTVIAATGYERALEDLVGHLGVLDGRGRPVVHGARTPKQAPGLYFTGFTNPISGMLRELARDARKIAARLAEH
- a CDS encoding zf-HC2 domain-containing protein → MSDTAGGGRDDEDRGTRRIPRPRVTAEDRAAPSEGEAVPVLTHQVLTSLLGAWALSACSAEEAAAVEEHLTGCARCAEEAYRLRDAVGLLHTDGSLDLDPTLRARVLESCLGRRPARIPVPSWAAPYDTETARLDALLRDFGDAEWHAPVRLRWFEDERQARRKTTVAGVIGHLTAVDGLVSAALGLDDPLGSGEKPLSPSERTETYWAAAYPPPTRAVREPWRDQGHTLVRTVSFAGRGVGELSVPYGGFALPLQDALLERAFECWVHGGDIATAVDYPYKPPAGPHLHLMIDLAARLLPATLAGRRRAGLAAPARRLVTAGSPGRSLHLEVEGRGGGDWYIALDSPAAVGSPDHVVAQVALDGVEFCRLVAGHVPPVEAAAGQEGDREAIGDVLSAAASLSRL
- a CDS encoding ATP-binding protein — translated: MQVLQVQLEVGPDPAEVGRARRWARSRLVGSGWEDDDSLAETLVLLISELVTNAVVHTGCPAVLRILFGSADPADPVDSSGRAGPAGTVRIEVADTSCRPPQPRHAEGGDTGGRGLELVDGLADRWGWQPEGAGKRIWCEIDRGVPAQAPAGPGEQPGALGARL
- a CDS encoding SCO4402 family protein: MDGMPLNDMPWWRWRAHVRSALHMLSDPVFHQECWLAGQEGYGDVTDAVYRLVEDTWLDNWSAEKYVGTIFRDSAEAALVDVAALRVLRIMHQIGADAPVSTYLEHPGWPEAVVAAREAHVLLATNDAEDPDVPPRSLDVLRIMTRSA
- the purU gene encoding formyltetrahydrofolate deformylase → MTAPQPADSVTAAASETVSEQYVLTLSCPDKQGIVHAVSSYLFMTGCNIEDSQQFGDHDTGLFFMRVHFSADSTVDVSKLRASFAAIGDSFRMEWQIHRASERMRVVLMVSRFGHCLNDLLFRSGTGALPVEIVAVVSNHTDFAELVASYGIPFRHIPVTRDTKPEAEAQLLELVRGENVELVVLARYMQVLSDDLCKELSGRIINIHHSFLPSFKGAKPYHQAHARGVKLIGATAHYVTADLDEGPIIEQEVERVGHGVTPDQLVAVGRDVECQALARAVKWHAERRILLNGRRTVIFP
- the htpX gene encoding zinc metalloprotease HtpX, producing MARIRSRYAPDRGLTTRMVGTMFFIGLLYVVLVGVLLAVLQGSWPIILLLVGGLFIAQFWFSDRIAAFGMGAREVSPEEAPELHGAIDRICALADMRKPRVAIARSDVPNAFATGRSEKTALVCATSGLLRRLEPDELEGVLAHEMSHVAHRDVAVMTIASFLGVLAGVITRIALWGGLARGNRGNDPAGIIIMLIPLISAVVYALSFLLTRLLSRYRELSADRTAALLTGRPSSLASALTKISGQMARIPTEDLRKAEPYNAFYFVPAFSSKESLGRLLSSHPTLEQRLDQLARISADLSHP
- a CDS encoding STAS domain-containing protein, coding for MTLKVDETEQGVWTVLRIRGELDLASSPVVRQSVHGAVAEGRHDVVLDLSGVFFCDSSGVNVLIAARRLMKSCGGRLRLILPARGAEDGSHVNKVLAALGVRRLFEVYPDAGAATDGVSRPLTA
- a CDS encoding ribosomal maturation YjgA family protein gives rise to the protein MREKPQGRSSIPGAAVAVRAAAAAAAVLTVAAGLGVRSAAGGEVAEYAGDALYTVLIHTLVVVLVPRVRPLTAAGVALAFSWAVELAQLTGLPAELSRHSTAARLVLGSTFNAPDLLWYAVGAALAWAVHAGLASPRSPARC
- a CDS encoding RNA polymerase sigma factor: MAKDAPPRWDRRMQQRLARGEAAALGELYDRFAPLVHSQAHRMLDDEQAADLVTREVFAYVWENPDAYDPQQGPMRSWVARLTHRRSVERLRATHGDAEGPDPDTDDQELEHRVRKATAAARADYIVASMPASLRSALELAYVQRRDYRQAAADLGVTGDEARRRLRLGLQLLSTANPGPPEESAPPGHGPAS
- a CDS encoding EF-hand domain-containing protein, translated to MDSAEYERKIAHRFAAFDQDGNGYIDRADFDAAAARLLAEFGVRARCDKGQALYSGADAFWQGMAGIADVDGDQRVSRGEFVGGAVKRLRDNPERFAEIARPFLRAAIAVAGDDDPAGSAPVAAVERALRVLGAGEEVAGGAARSLDTDQDGRVAEAEAVAALSAYFTVIEPDA